One segment of Manihot esculenta cultivar AM560-2 chromosome 4, M.esculenta_v8, whole genome shotgun sequence DNA contains the following:
- the LOC110613275 gene encoding uncharacterized protein LOC110613275, translating to MDYGLAALKLFCVQLKDARETPSQNALTLGGILFQRAWLQGILVSNDGDGRLLLDDGTGVIQISLSGDFRVRRWDTGMYVMVVGGYFVGTGESPMIKVHKIVDLSPFPDREAMWYLEVIEAYKLFYQPLIEEFM from the exons ATGGATTATGGTCTAGCAGCGCTGAAGCTGTTCTGTGTGCAACTCAAAGACGCCCGCGAAACCCCCTCTCAGAACGCATTGACTCTCGGCGGCATTCTCTTCCAACGCGCCTGGTTACAG GGAATTTTGGTCTCCAACGACGGAGATGGCCGTCTTCTACTCGATGATGGCACCGGTGTCATCCAGATCTCTCTTTCCGGCGACTTCCGTGTCCGCCGCTGGGATACAG GGATGTATGTGATGGTAGTTGGTGGGTATTTTGTTGGTACGGGTGAGAGCCCCATGATTAAG GTTCATAAGATTGTTGATCTTTCACCATTTCCAGATCGAGAAGCCATGTGGTATCTTGAGGTCATAGAGGCATATAAATTGTTCTACCAGCCCTTGATTGAAGAATTCATGTGA
- the LOC110614069 gene encoding uncharacterized protein LOC110614069 produces the protein MASESETNSVEEEEEEKYQQDQEAAIDAPAHHPSAPPDELFDISTTVDPSYIISLIRKLIPTGLGNDRNTRGVNTGDATCYGSSADYMEECGPSQSRDQVPDSFNETENMHTVSGSDTCQDGDKQDSSFRCEQPCVPTGEEAWEEHGCVLWDLAASKTHAELMVENLILEVLLAHLAFSQSVRITEICLGIIGNLACHEVPMKHIISTNGLIEIIVDQLFLDDTQCLCEACRLLTSGLQSGKCNTWAEALQSEHILGRIMWVAENTLNAQLLEKNVGLLLAILESQQEASSVHLLSLMKLGLPSLLVNLLASEMSTLRGERVPERYGVLDVILHAIETLSTLDGHSQEICSNKELFQLVCDLIKLPDKVEIASSYATASVLLANILSDVPDLASEISQDFMCLQGLLDIFPLVSDDVEARSALWSIIARLLVRVKENEMSLSILHQYVLVLVSKTDIIEDDLLDRQLDNLNEECKSSTSSSIKFDTRSIALRRIVSILNQWTASKVSHKTDDVREEHCAIEVNIGGLLDCCCKHIK, from the exons ATGGCGTCAGAATCAGAAACAAACtcagtagaagaagaagaagaagaaaaataccaGCAAGACCAGGAAGCAGCCATTGATGCACCTGCACATCACCCGTCTGCTCCTCCCGATGAG TTATTTGACATTTCAACTACAGTTGATCCTAGTTATATTATATCTTTGATACGAAAACTTATTCCAACTGGTTTGGGAAATGATCGCAACACTCGTGGAGTTAATACTGGTGATGCCACTTGTTATGGATCGAGTGCTGATTACATGGAAGAGTGTGGACCCTCTCAGTCTAGAGATCAAGTTCCAGACTCATTCAATGAGACTGAGAATATGCACACAGTAAGTGGTTCGGATACTTGTCAAGATGGAGACAAACAGGATTCATCCTTTAGATGTGAACAGCCATGTGTGCCAACAGGAGAAGAGGCTTGGGAAGAGCATGGATGCGTATTGTGGGATCTTGCTGCGAGTAAAACTCATGCAGAACTTATG GTGGAAAACCTTATACTTGAAGTGCTTTTGGCTCATCTTGCATTTTCACAGTCAGTGAGAATCACG GAGATCTGCCTGGGCATCATTGGGAACCTTGCCTGCCATGAAGTTCCAATGAAGCACATAATCTCTACTAACGGACTGATTGAGATAATTGTTGACCAGTTGTTTTTGGATGACACCCAATGCTTATGTGAAGCTTGTCG GTTGTTAACTTCGGGTCTTCAAAGTGGCAAGTGCAACACTTGGGCCGAGGCATTACAGTCTGAACATATTTTGGGGCGCATTATGTGGGTTGCAGAAAATACCTTGAATGCACAGCTTTTAGAAAAG AATGTGGGATTATTATTAGCTATACTTGAAAGTCAGCAGGAAGCTTCATCTGTTCATCTTCTGTCTCTGATGAAACTGGGTTTGCCAAGTCTATTGGTAAATCTACTTGCTTCTGAAATGAGCACATTAAGAGGGGAAAGAGTACCTGAAAG GTATGGTGTTCTTGATGtaattcttcatgcaattgaaaCTCTTTCAACTTTAGATGGCCATTCCCAAGAAATTTGCTCTAACAAGGAACTCTTTCAACTAGTTTGTGACCTGATCAAACTCCCTGATAAAGTTGAG attgccaGCTCTTATGCAACTGCTTCAGTTTTACTTGCAAATATTCTGTCTGATGTACCGGATCTTGCTTCGGAGATATCACAGG ATTTTATGTGTTTACAGGGTTTGCTTGACATATTTCCTCTTGTCTCGGATGATGTGGAAGCACGTAGCGCACTGTGGAGCATTATTGCAAGGTTACTGGTTCGTGTAAAGGAAAATGAGATGAGCCTATCAATTCTGCATCAGTATGTGTTGGTTCTAGTAAGCAAAACTGACATAATTGAAGATGATCTTCTTGACCGACAATTAGATAATCTCAATGAAGAATGCAAGAGTTCGACCAGTTCCAGTATAAAATTTGATACTAGAAGTATAGCC CTTCGAAGAATAGTCAGTATTTTAAATCAGTGGACAGCATCAAAGGTCAGTCACAAAACAGATGATGTGAGGGAAGAACATTGTGCAATTGAGGTAAATATCGGTGGACTGTTGGATTGTTGTTGTAAACATATAAAGtag
- the LOC110613312 gene encoding putative phospholipid:diacylglycerol acyltransferase 2 yields MAWILWFRKLWFVEPVRFQSYESQQCEKKEKIVASAKENDLEITKKRAKTRSKELGWVDYCCWMIGYICTIWWLLFLFYHCLSAILPGFQVPESPGTRLKREGLVAQHPVVLVPGFLAGGLELWEGKPCAEGLFRKRLWGGSFSEMLKRPLCWLDHLILHNETGLDPPGVRVRAVEGLAAADYFAPGYVVWALLIENLAQIGYEEKNLFMAAYDWRLSFQNTEIRDQSLSKLKSKIELMYATNGYKKVVVVPHSMGSICFLHFLKWVETPPPMGGGGGPGWCSNHIKAIMNIGPTFLGSPKMVTSILTMEGKDVAWLRAMFSGVLDPELLGIQTLEHVLRLSRTWDSTVSLLPKGGETIWGNLDRFPEEGQVCVLSKSRSLKTSKSNSSSDVEGGLQVKESIKYGRIVSFGKSASQLPSSELPSFDTKEFFGSHTIKNSESSCGEVWTEYDVINKESIRKFAENKTFTAATVLDLLRFVAPKMMQRAESQYSHGIADNLDDPKYEHYRYWSNPLETRLPDAPDMEIYCLYEVGVPTERSYVLKVSPTDRCKSIPFRIDTSVDGEEGSCLKSGVYLVDGDESVPALSAGFMCAKGWKGKTRFNPSGSRTYIREYQHKPSSSLLEGRNTEGGSHVEILGNYAFIEDLLRVAAGASAAELGGDRIHSDILKMSEKINLQL; encoded by the exons ATGGCTTGGATTCTTTGGTTTCGAAAGCTATGGTTTGTGGAGCCGGTTAGGTTCCAGTCTTATGAATCACAACAATgtgagaagaaagaaaaaattgttGCCTCTGCTAAAGAAAATGACTTAGAAATCACCAAGAAAAGGGCTAAAACAAGGTCTAAAGAATTGGGTTGGGTAGACTACTGTTGTTGGATGATTGGGTATATATGCACAATTTGGTGGCTTTTGTTTTTGTTCTATCACTGTTTGTCAGCCATATTACCTGGCTTTCAGGTCCCTGAATCACCTGGGACAAGACTTAAACGCGAAGGCTTGGTGGCTCAGCATCCAGTGGTTTTGGTGCCTGGCTTTCTTGCTGGAGGCCTGGAGCTCTGGGAGGGCAAGCCTTGCGCAGAAGGTCTCTTTCGAAAGCGACTTTGGGGTGGTTCCTTCTCTGAGATGTTAAAAAG acccctttgttgGTTGGACCACTTGATTTTGCACAATGAGACTGGTCTTGATCCGCCGGGTGTTCGAGTCCGTGCAGTCGAAGGACTGGCTGCAGCTGACTATTTTGCTCCAGGGTACGTTGTTTGGGCTCTTCTCATTGAGAATTTGGCACAAATCGGTTATGAAGAGAAGAATCTCTTCATGGCAGCCTATGATTGGAGGCTCTCTTTTCAGAATACAGAG ATTCGGGACCAGTCTCTAAGTAAATTGAAGAGTAAAATAGAGCTTATGTATGCAACAAATGGTTATAAGAAAGTGGTAGTGGTTCCCCATTCAATGGGGTCTATATGTTTTCTACACTTCCTTAAATGGGTTGAAACACCTCCTCCAATGGGAGGTGGTGGTGGTCCAGGTTGGTGTAGCAACCACATAAAAGCAATCATGAACATCGGTCCGACATTTCTGGGTTCTCCCAAGATGGTTACGAGTATACTTACTATGGAGGGCAAAGATGTTGCATGGCTCAG AGCTATGTTTTCTGGTGTTTTGGATCCTGAACTTCTCGGAATTCAAACTCTAGAGCACGTCCTGCGGTTGTCTCGAACATGGGATTCAACTGTTTCATTGCTGCCTAAAGGAGGAGAGACTATCTGGGGTAACCTGGATCGGTTTCCTGAAGAAGGGCAAGTTTGTGTTTTATCAAAGAGTAGATCCTTGAAAACCTCCAAAAGTAACAGCAGCAGTGATGTGGAAGGTGGTTTACAAGTGAAAGAGTCCATTAAGTATGGAAGAATAGTTTCATTTGGCAAGTCAGCTTCACAATTACCATCCTCGGAGCTTCCCTCTTTCGACACAAAG GAATTTTTTGGCTCACATACCATCAAGAATTCAGAGTCCTCATGTGGAGAGGTTTGGACCGAATATGATGTAataaacaaggaaagtattCGAAAATTTgcagaaaataaaacttttactGCTGCAACTGTTCTTGATTTACTTCGTTTTGTGGCTCCAAAAATGATGCAACGTGCTGAGTCTCAATACTCTCATGGGATAGCTGACAACCTGGATGATCCTAAGTATGAACACTACAGATACTGGTCCAATCCACTAGAGACCAG GTTACCTGATGCACCTGATATGGAGATATACTGCTTATACGAAGTTGGAGTTCCTACCGAAAGATCATACGTGTTGAAAGTATCCCCAACCGATAGATGCAAGAGCATTCCATTTCGGATTGACACCTCGGTTGATGGAGAAGAGGGTAGTTGCTTGAAAAGCGGAGTATATTTGGTTGATGGGGATGAAAGTGTTCCTGCACTGAGTGCCGGCTTCATGTGCGCCAAAGGTTGGAAAGGAAAAACAAGGTTCAACCCGTCTGGCAGCCGGACGTACATAAGGGAGTATCAACACAAGCCATCATCTAGCCTTCTTGAGGGAAGAAATACAGAAGGTGGTTCACATGTTGAAATCTTGGGAAACTATGCTTTTATTGAAGATTTACTAAGAGTTGCTGCTGGAGCTAGTGCTGCTGAGCTTGGAGGTGATAGAATTCACTCGGATATCTTGAAAATGTCCGAGAAAATAAACCTTCAGTTATGa